Proteins co-encoded in one Pithys albifrons albifrons isolate INPA30051 chromosome 14, PitAlb_v1, whole genome shotgun sequence genomic window:
- the LAS1L gene encoding ribosomal biogenesis protein LAS1L isoform X2, with the protein MRELEDLGPPLKWEAEKLQCRNDVDIPIWVVDLRHELTHGKLPRLALCRKGCDVVLDWLRKTYWSRQLGSNLCEESEDEDEEEEQEEVEPNAELGNDAWEIQTPQHEACQKHKEFHEKVRDVLISYKNEQFRVMQTMQSVSKSRELWSDSSSEMDWILAQIKDLMQENRESVAEALLSDGFLIPKMDCLKMLNIKHEANKEVWQFRVPQTFYCFWQPLLTGLLSRSFTQILIEKMFMELKECSDSSELRPQFLINWISELLTGIAKVNAGKKRQHCNKQVSPKELFLHKVPLQWVRLTDSCLEAPCWATPHLLQLILTIMRPRLPRSSRKNLLYLSTVYTEGGAPLSSPGLSSDSSEHPIYTIESLQWRVRHENQVKNQGQTVEKEDNVLERDDGVEEEEEEEEEEMATESNPWEGLAPGGHVAAVAERRAALRGSAWQVTADEVRWKDFPLGKLPGQTDDPDGLMLDNYSMMSLLDQPVKDGWKSLNTNSAELNILGTGGLLWTQNDFHKIKSGLQLF; encoded by the exons atgagggagctggaggatCTTGGCCCACCCTTGAAGTGGGAAGCTGAGAAACTACAGTGCAGGAATGAC GTGGATATCCCCATCTGGGTTGTGGACCTGCGCCATGAGCTGACCCATGGGAAGCTGCCACGGCTGGCCCTGTGCCGCAAGG GTTGCGATGTTGTGCTGGACTGGCTACGAAAGACTTATTGGAGCCGTCAGCTGGGCAGTAACTTGTGTGAAGAAagtgaggatgaggatgaggaagaggagcaggaagagGTGGAACCAAATGCAGAGTTGGGCAATGATGCATGGGAGATTCAAACCCCGCAGCATGAGGCTTGTCAGAAACACAAGGAATTCCATG AAAAAGTGAGAGATGTTCTGATATCTTACAAGAATGAGCAGTTTCGG GTTATGCAGACTATGCAGTCTGTTTCTAAGTCTCGAGAATTGTGGTCTGATTCCTCTTCAGAAATGGATTGGATCTTGGCTCAGATCAAAGACCTGATGCAGGAAAACAG GGAATCAGtggctgaagctcttctcaGTGATGGCTTTCTCATCCCAAAGATGGATTGTCTGAAGATGCTGAATATCAAACATGAAG CAAATAAAGAAGTGTGGCAGTTCAGAGTTCCTCAGACCTTTTACTGCTTTTGGCAACCTTTGCTGACAGGACTCCTGTCACGAAGTTTTACACAGATCCTAATAGAGAAAATGTTTATGGAGTTGAAGGAATGTTCTGACTCTTCAGAACTCAGGCCTCAGTTCCTGATTAACTGGATTTCTGAGCTGCTGACTGGCATTGCCAAAGTAAACGCTG ggaagaaaagacagCACTGTAACAAACAGGTGTCGCCGAAGGAGCTGTTCCTCCATAAAGTTCCTTTGCAGTGGGTAAGACTAACTGACAGTTGCTTGGAAGCTCCCTGCTGGGCAACCCCACATCTTCTTCAGCT GATCCTCACAATCATGAGACCTCGCTTGCCACGTTCTTCTCGGAAGAACCTTCTCTATCTTTCCACCGTTTACACAGAAGGTGGTGCCCCTCTGTCCAGTCCAGGCCTCTCTTCAGATAGCAGTGAACATCCAATCTACACTATAGAGAGCCTACAGTGGAGAGTCAGGCACGAAAATCAGGTTAAAAATCAAGGGCAGACTGTAGAGAAAGAAGATAATGTGCTGGAGAGAGATGATGGTgtagaggaagaggaggaggaggaggaagaagagatggCAACTGAAAGCAATCCTTGGGAAGGACTTGCTCCCGGGGGTCACGTGGCAGCTGTGGCTGAGAGAAGGGCAGCACTGCGAGGGTCGGCCTGGCAGGTCACTGCAG ATGAAGTACGATGGAAAGACTTTCCTCTTGGGAAACTCCCGGGTCAGACAGATGACCCTGATGGTCTCATGTTGGATAATTATTCTATGATGTCCCTGCTTGATCAGCCAGTGAAAGATGGGTGGAAGTCTCTCAATACAAA ctctgcagaattGAATATTCTTGGGACAGGAGGATTGTTATGGACCCAGAATGACttccataaaataaaaagtggtCTTCAACTTTTCTGA
- the LAS1L gene encoding ribosomal biogenesis protein LAS1L isoform X1 has protein sequence MAARAGLRWRRGRPGLGSGSGSGSARRRLKPLRTVVAWRGRAEWDQVMVGLYCGDSRLQQDALDRVSAWKSRYGQKMPLAVDCTAELIRCKVLDSSGRLKSQELVLSYGLALVRFVNLITERKQKMASIPLRQLAREVDIPIWVVDLRHELTHGKLPRLALCRKGCDVVLDWLRKTYWSRQLGSNLCEESEDEDEEEEQEEVEPNAELGNDAWEIQTPQHEACQKHKEFHEKVRDVLISYKNEQFRVMQTMQSVSKSRELWSDSSSEMDWILAQIKDLMQENRESVAEALLSDGFLIPKMDCLKMLNIKHEANKEVWQFRVPQTFYCFWQPLLTGLLSRSFTQILIEKMFMELKECSDSSELRPQFLINWISELLTGIAKVNAGKKRQHCNKQVSPKELFLHKVPLQWVRLTDSCLEAPCWATPHLLQLILTIMRPRLPRSSRKNLLYLSTVYTEGGAPLSSPGLSSDSSEHPIYTIESLQWRVRHENQVKNQGQTVEKEDNVLERDDGVEEEEEEEEEEMATESNPWEGLAPGGHVAAVAERRAALRGSAWQVTADEVRWKDFPLGKLPGQTDDPDGLMLDNYSMMSLLDQPVKDGWKSLNTNSAELNILGTGGLLWTQNDFHKIKSGLQLF, from the exons GGAGGGGCCGGGCGGAGTGGGACCAGGTGATGGTGGGGCTGTACTGCGGGGACAGCCGGCTGCAGCAGGACGCGCTGGACCGGGTCTCGGCCTGGAAGAGTCG GTATGGTCAAAAAATGCCTCTTGCAGTGGATTGCACGGCAGAACTGATTCGTTGCAAGGTCCTGGATTCATCTGGCAGATTGAAGTCACAGGAGCTTGTCCTGTCTTATGGATTGGCTCTTGTAAG GTTTGTCAACTTGatcacagaaaggaaacagaaaatggcCAGCATTCCTCTGAGACAATTAGCCAGAGAG GTGGATATCCCCATCTGGGTTGTGGACCTGCGCCATGAGCTGACCCATGGGAAGCTGCCACGGCTGGCCCTGTGCCGCAAGG GTTGCGATGTTGTGCTGGACTGGCTACGAAAGACTTATTGGAGCCGTCAGCTGGGCAGTAACTTGTGTGAAGAAagtgaggatgaggatgaggaagaggagcaggaagagGTGGAACCAAATGCAGAGTTGGGCAATGATGCATGGGAGATTCAAACCCCGCAGCATGAGGCTTGTCAGAAACACAAGGAATTCCATG AAAAAGTGAGAGATGTTCTGATATCTTACAAGAATGAGCAGTTTCGG GTTATGCAGACTATGCAGTCTGTTTCTAAGTCTCGAGAATTGTGGTCTGATTCCTCTTCAGAAATGGATTGGATCTTGGCTCAGATCAAAGACCTGATGCAGGAAAACAG GGAATCAGtggctgaagctcttctcaGTGATGGCTTTCTCATCCCAAAGATGGATTGTCTGAAGATGCTGAATATCAAACATGAAG CAAATAAAGAAGTGTGGCAGTTCAGAGTTCCTCAGACCTTTTACTGCTTTTGGCAACCTTTGCTGACAGGACTCCTGTCACGAAGTTTTACACAGATCCTAATAGAGAAAATGTTTATGGAGTTGAAGGAATGTTCTGACTCTTCAGAACTCAGGCCTCAGTTCCTGATTAACTGGATTTCTGAGCTGCTGACTGGCATTGCCAAAGTAAACGCTG ggaagaaaagacagCACTGTAACAAACAGGTGTCGCCGAAGGAGCTGTTCCTCCATAAAGTTCCTTTGCAGTGGGTAAGACTAACTGACAGTTGCTTGGAAGCTCCCTGCTGGGCAACCCCACATCTTCTTCAGCT GATCCTCACAATCATGAGACCTCGCTTGCCACGTTCTTCTCGGAAGAACCTTCTCTATCTTTCCACCGTTTACACAGAAGGTGGTGCCCCTCTGTCCAGTCCAGGCCTCTCTTCAGATAGCAGTGAACATCCAATCTACACTATAGAGAGCCTACAGTGGAGAGTCAGGCACGAAAATCAGGTTAAAAATCAAGGGCAGACTGTAGAGAAAGAAGATAATGTGCTGGAGAGAGATGATGGTgtagaggaagaggaggaggaggaggaagaagagatggCAACTGAAAGCAATCCTTGGGAAGGACTTGCTCCCGGGGGTCACGTGGCAGCTGTGGCTGAGAGAAGGGCAGCACTGCGAGGGTCGGCCTGGCAGGTCACTGCAG ATGAAGTACGATGGAAAGACTTTCCTCTTGGGAAACTCCCGGGTCAGACAGATGACCCTGATGGTCTCATGTTGGATAATTATTCTATGATGTCCCTGCTTGATCAGCCAGTGAAAGATGGGTGGAAGTCTCTCAATACAAA ctctgcagaattGAATATTCTTGGGACAGGAGGATTGTTATGGACCCAGAATGACttccataaaataaaaagtggtCTTCAACTTTTCTGA
- the LAS1L gene encoding ribosomal biogenesis protein LAS1L isoform X3 — protein sequence MAARAGLRWRRGRPGLGSGSGSGSARRRLKPLRTVVAWRGRAEWDQVMVGLYCGDSRLQQDALDRVSAWKSRYGQKMPLAVDCTAELIRCKVLDSSGRLKSQELVLSYGLALVRFVNLITERKQKMASIPLRQLAREVDIPIWVVDLRHELTHGKLPRLALCRKGCDVVLDWLRKTYWSRQLGSNLCEESEDEDEEEEQEEVEPNAELGNDAWEIQTPQHEACQKHKEFHEKVRDVLISYKNEQFRVMQTMQSVSKSRELWSDSSSEMDWILAQIKDLMQENRESVAEALLSDGFLIPKMDCLKMLNIKHEANKEVWQFRVPQTFYCFWQPLLTGLLSRSFTQILIEKMFMELKECSDSSELRPQFLINWISELLTGIAKVNAGSSQS from the exons GGAGGGGCCGGGCGGAGTGGGACCAGGTGATGGTGGGGCTGTACTGCGGGGACAGCCGGCTGCAGCAGGACGCGCTGGACCGGGTCTCGGCCTGGAAGAGTCG GTATGGTCAAAAAATGCCTCTTGCAGTGGATTGCACGGCAGAACTGATTCGTTGCAAGGTCCTGGATTCATCTGGCAGATTGAAGTCACAGGAGCTTGTCCTGTCTTATGGATTGGCTCTTGTAAG GTTTGTCAACTTGatcacagaaaggaaacagaaaatggcCAGCATTCCTCTGAGACAATTAGCCAGAGAG GTGGATATCCCCATCTGGGTTGTGGACCTGCGCCATGAGCTGACCCATGGGAAGCTGCCACGGCTGGCCCTGTGCCGCAAGG GTTGCGATGTTGTGCTGGACTGGCTACGAAAGACTTATTGGAGCCGTCAGCTGGGCAGTAACTTGTGTGAAGAAagtgaggatgaggatgaggaagaggagcaggaagagGTGGAACCAAATGCAGAGTTGGGCAATGATGCATGGGAGATTCAAACCCCGCAGCATGAGGCTTGTCAGAAACACAAGGAATTCCATG AAAAAGTGAGAGATGTTCTGATATCTTACAAGAATGAGCAGTTTCGG GTTATGCAGACTATGCAGTCTGTTTCTAAGTCTCGAGAATTGTGGTCTGATTCCTCTTCAGAAATGGATTGGATCTTGGCTCAGATCAAAGACCTGATGCAGGAAAACAG GGAATCAGtggctgaagctcttctcaGTGATGGCTTTCTCATCCCAAAGATGGATTGTCTGAAGATGCTGAATATCAAACATGAAG CAAATAAAGAAGTGTGGCAGTTCAGAGTTCCTCAGACCTTTTACTGCTTTTGGCAACCTTTGCTGACAGGACTCCTGTCACGAAGTTTTACACAGATCCTAATAGAGAAAATGTTTATGGAGTTGAAGGAATGTTCTGACTCTTCAGAACTCAGGCCTCAGTTCCTGATTAACTGGATTTCTGAGCTGCTGACTGGCATTGCCAAAGTAAACGCTG GATCCTCACAATCATGA
- the ZC3H12B gene encoding probable ribonuclease ZC3H12B: MTAWSMVGKLKMEKRHSREDRNVEQDAGECSAESEEWTSSESEPEQPYFRSSCSSTQWREKEVSTKPHRPLCRSPCLDRPSFSQSSITQDLKVDECKTNLDKEYQAKMDFALKLGYAGDQIQAVLNKLGADALINDVLAELVRLGNKSESEGQSSVSSTTSTLVPRGPCPKEIASPELSLEDEVVDNSDNLRPIVIDGSNVAMSHGNKEGFSCRGIQLAVDWFLEKGHKDITVFVPAWRKEQSRPDAPITDQEILRKLEKEKILVFTPSRRVQGRRVVCYDDRFIVKLAFDSDGIIVSNDNYRDLQNEKPEWKKFIEERLLMYSFVNDKFMPPDDPLGRHGPSLENFLRKRPVIPEHKKQPCPYGKKCTYGHKCKYYHPERANQPQRSVADELRISAKLSAVKTMSEGALAKCGTGPSSSKGEISSEVKRIAPKRQSDPSIRSVAVEPEEKLSVARKSEASSVPSLVSALSVPTLPPPKSHAAGALNTRSASSPVPGSSQFMHQKSSLEHMSSVQYPPILVTNSHGTSVTYTDQYPKYESLGDHGYYSLLSDFSNLSISSIRNSDYYGADTDQGMYSRNSSPCPDNCLSHTSNDSYSSYNDLYLGVADASPEDNVKSHRLPSQNRLQPFPHGYHEALNRVQSYGTEEPKQSLRKQSVSHLGLHAQHPVVGARSSCPEYPVPQSVHPSTAQPSRALVMTRMDSISDSRLYESNPGRQRRPPLCREQHASWDPLPCASDSYTYHSYPLSNSLMQPCYEPVMVRSMPEKMEQLWRNPWIGICGEPREPHIIPEHQYQTYKNLCNIFPPSIVLSVMEKNPHITDAQQLAAMIVAKLRTGR; this comes from the exons ATGACGGCCTGGTCTATGGTAGGGAAGCTGAAAATGGAGAAGAGGCACtccagagaagacagaaatgtGGAACAAGATGCGGGAGAATGCAGTGCTGAATCTGAGGAATGGACGAGCTCAGAAAGTGAGCCTGAGCAGCCATACTTCAGAAGCAGCTGTAGCAGTACTCaatggagagagaaggaggttTCCACCAAACCACATAGGCCGCTCTGCCGGTCGCCTTGTTTGGATCGCCCAAGTTTTTCACAGAGCAGCATCACACAAGACTTGAAGGTAGATGAATGCAAAACAAATTTGGACAAGGAATACCAAGCTAAAATGGATTTTGCTTTAAAGCTTGGGTATGCAGGAGATCAGATCCAGGCTGTACTGAATAAATTGGGAGCAGATGCACTCATCAATGATGTTCTAGCAGAGCTTGTGAGACTTGGCAACAAAAGTGAGTCAGAGGGACAAAGCAGTGTCAGCAGTACCACCAGTACTCTGGTGCCAAGAGGCCCTTGCCCAAAGGAAATTGCAAGCCCTGAATTGTCACTGGAGGATGAAGTTGTGGATAACAGTGATAACCTGAGGCCAATTGTCATTGATGGAAGCAATGTTGCTATGAG CCATGGGAATAAAGAAGGATTTTCCTGCCGGGGGATTCAACTAGCTGTTGATTGGTTTCTGGAAAAAGGACATAAAGATATCACGGTGTTTGTACCTGCATGGAGAAAAGAACAGTCTCGACCTGATGCACCAATTACAG atCAAGAAATCTTACGTAaattggagaaagaaaaaattcttgttttcaCCCCATCTCGAAGAGTTCAGGGAAGAAGAGTAGTTTGCTATGATGATCGATTCATAGTAAAACTTGCTTTCGACTCAGATGGCATCATTGTATCAAATGATAACTATCGGgatcttcaaaatgaaaaaccaGAATGGAAGAAGTTCATAGAGGAGCGGCTGCTAATGTATTCTTTTGTGAATGACAA atTTATGCCTCCTGACGATCCCTTAGGACGCCACGGTCCAAGCCTTGAAAATTTCTTACGAAAAAGGCCTGTTATTCCTGAACATAAGAAACAACCGTGTCCTTATG GTAAAAAGTGCACCTATGGGCACAAATGTAAATATTATCACCCAGAACGTGCAAACCAGCCTCAAAGGTCAGTAGCGGATGAGCTTCGAATAAGTGCCAAATTATCTGCTGTGAAAACTATGAGTGAGGGAGCCTTGGCCAAATGTGGCACAGGGCCATCCAGCTCCAAAGGAGAAATCAGTTCTGAAGTGAAACGCATTGCCCCAAAACGCCAGTCAGATCCAAGCATTAGGTCAGTAGCTGTGGAGCCTGAGGAAAAGTTATCAGTAGCCCGGAAGTCTGAGGCCAGCTCTGTCCCGTCTCTGGTTTCTGCACTAAGTGTACCAACGCTCCCTCCACCAAAAAGCCATGCAGCTGGTGCATTAAACACTCGTTCTGCAAGCAGTCCAGTGCCAGGTTCCTCACAGTTCATGCATCAGAAATCCTCACTGGAACATATGTCCAGTGTGCAATATCCTCCTATACTAGTCACCAATAGCCATGGCACCTCAGTTACCTATACGGACCAGTATCCCAAATATGAGTCATTGGGGGACCATGGTTATTACTCCTTACTCAGTGATTTCTCCAACTTAAGCATAAGTAGTATCCGTAACTCAGATTATTACGGGGCTGATACGGACCAGGGGATGTATTCTAGAAACTCAAGCCCCTGTCCTGACAATTGCTTAAGCCATACAAGTAATGATTCTTATTCCTCTTACAATGACTTGTATCTGGGTGTAGCAGATGCCAGTCCCGAAGACAATGTGAAGAGCCACAGACTGCCATCGCAAAATCGTCTTCAGCCTTTTCCCCATGGTTACCATGAAGCCTTAAATAGAGTTCAGAGTTACGGAACTGAAGAGCCTAAGCAATCCCTTCGCAAACAGTCAGTTTCCCACTTAGGCCTACATGCCCAGCATCCAGTTGTTGGAGCACGGTCCAGTTGTCCAGAATACCCTGTGCCTCAAAGTGTTCATCCATCTACTGCACAGCCAAGCCGTGCCTTGGTCATGACGAGAATGGACAGCATTTCCGACTCGCGGCTTTATGAAAGTAACCCCGGCCGGCAGAGACGGCCCCCCCTGTGCCGAGAGCAGCACGCCAGCTGGGACCCCCTGCCGTGTGCGTCAGACTCCTACACTTACCACTCCTACCCACTGAGCAACAGCCTCATGCAGCCTTGTTACGAACCCGTCATGGTAAGGAGCATGCCTGAGAAGATGGAACAGCTCTGGAGGAATCCCTGGATTGGGATATGTGGTGAGCCACGGGAACCTCATATCATCCCAGAACATCAGTATCAAACGTACAAGAACCTCTGCAATATTTTCCCTCCAAGCATTGTCCTTTCCgtgatggaaaaaaatccccacataACAGATGCACAACAGCTGGCAGCTATGATTGTTGCCAAATTAAGAACAGGGCGTTAA